From Penicillium digitatum chromosome 5, complete sequence, one genomic window encodes:
- a CDS encoding Aldolase-type TIM barrel, translated as MSPRFPSDNVDVSSLGAPLQFEFSQRKAPNRFLKAALSERMASWSPTDLSARGIPSPNLINLYRRWGEGQYGLILTGNIMIAYDQLEAPGNMIIDLENPFAGQRFEAFKQLATAAKKHGSLIVGQVGHPGRQTYERLQSNPVSASDIQLVMENFGTFGKPHAATEEEIQDIIRRFVHVAVYLQKAGYDGIQLHSAHGYLLAQFLSQTTNKRTDKYGGSLANRARIIVEIAQAIRQALPGPNFIIGIKINSVEFQAHGFTPEESKELCEILDRTSFDFVELSGGTYEAGAFQHKRESSQKRESFFLEFADLITPALKRTRSYVTGGFRTASGMVQALQTVDGVGLGRSITQEPLLPKELLAGTVQGAIQQKIDLQDFFKTSRAAGAQMLQIGQDEQPIDLSNDANLEVFMNGLGEWAEQMQKDGAAMNMYGYAQLPKGNVGVNLSEHLKNLGLLALMLWQHIINQDIPHGCSSQHPIIIDNMHFRTTMLGSLAILPVAMASRHFFDATPEISATAYRNEQPKVIVETLFQFPTIGSWIDNMAVRSDGNLLLTRLDTPEVWLFNITSGNATLAYSFPNVTSCFGISEIDNDIFAVVVGNFSPKTFQPGAGSFSVHKLDFTKIDAEENERALESPKASEIVTMPDAEALNGMTTFSRGSNLVLIADSPKGIIWKVDTKIGNYSVALNDTTMAPAEGQALPLGVNALTVFGDYVYYTGTTRMVYCRVKVDKDANPIGDFEIIASGFLPDNIEMADDGTAYFPTAPQNSLVRLTPSGQISLVAGGQVSTGLAGASSVRMSNDRQILYVGTNGGQIAPVFGTFIEPAKIVKIVLEE; from the exons ATGTCTCCCAGGTTTCCGAGCGACAATGTCGATGTGTCATCTCTTGGGGCACCCTTGCAATTTGAATTCAGTCAGCGCAAAGCTCCAAATCGCTTTCTGAAGGCTGCTCTGTCGGAACGAATGGCGTCGTGGTCTCCGACTGATCTTTCGGCTCGAGGAATTCCCAGCCCAAATCTCATCAATCTTTATCGTCGGTGGGGAGAAGGTCAGTATGGACTGATCCTCACCGGTAACATTATGATTGCGTACGACCAACTCGAGGCACCGGGAAATATGATCATCGATCTTGAGAATCCATTCGCGGGTCAACGATTCGAAGCATTTAAGCAATTGGCCACGGCTGCCAAGAAGCATGGAAGTTTGATCGTTGGTCAGGTCGGCCATCCTGGTCGTCAGACATATGAGCGGCTGCAATCAAATCCAGTTTCGGCTAGCGATATCCAGCTCGTCATGGAGAATTTTGGTACCTTCGGAAAACCCCACGCAGCTACCGAGGAGGAGATTCAGGATATTATCCGCCGTTTTGTCCATGTAGCCGTGTACCTGCAAAAGGCTGGGTACGATGGCATTCAGCTGCACTCCGCCCATGGCTATCTCCTCGCGCAGTTCTTGTCTCAGACAACGAACAAGAGAACGGATAAATACGGTGGGAGCTTGGCCAATCGCGCACGGATCATTGTGGAAATCGCCCAGGCGATTCGTCAAGCACTCCCAGGTCCCAACTTCATCATTGGAATCAAGATTAACTCGGTGGAATTCCAAGCCCATGGATTTACCCCCGAGGAGTCAAAGGAACTGTGTGAGATTCTCGACCGCACGAGCTTTGACTTTGTTGAATTGTCTGGTGGAACTTATGAAGCTGGCGCCTTCCAGCACAAACGGGAGTCTTCGCAGAAACGAGAATCCTTTTTCTTGGAATTTGCAGACCTCATCACTCCTGCCCTCAAGCGCACCCGCAGCTATGTGACCGGAGGATTTCGTACAGCGTCTGGAATGGTCCAGGCACTGCAAACAGTTGATGGCGTTGGTCTGGGCCGTTCCATTACCCAGGAGCCTCTCTTGCCAAAGGAGCTGCTCGCTGGCACTGTTCAGGGTGCAATCCAGCAGAAGATTGATCTCCAGGACTTTTTCAAGACAAGCCGTGCCGCTGGCGCACAAATGCTGCAGATCGGTCAAGATGAACAACCAATTGACCTGAGCAACGATGCCAACCTAGAAGTTTTCATGAATGGCCTTGGGGAATGGGCTGAGCAAATGCAGAAAGACGGGGCTGCAATGAACATGTACGGTTATGCCCAGCTTCCCAAGG GGAATGTAGGG GTGAATCTTTCCGAGCATTTGAAAAATCTTGGCCTACTGGCGCTGATGTTGTGGCAGCATATAATTAATCAGGATATCCCTCACGGTTGTTCTTCTCAACACCCGATCATTATCGACAACATGCACTTCCGGACCACAATGCTCGGTAGTCTAGCTATTCTTCCAGTGGCTATGGCTTCCCGGCATTTCTTCGATGCCACACCAGAGATATCGGCAACCGCCTACCGCAATGAGCAACCGAAAGTGATAGTCGAGACTCTCTTTCAATTTCCCACCATTGGCTCATGGATCGACAATATGGCTGTTCGTTCGGACGGCAACCTTCTTCTCACGCGTCTGGACACTCCTGAAGTTTGGCTTTTCAATATTACAAGCGGAAACGCGACCCTGGCCTACTCGTTTCCCAACGTCACGAGCTGCTTCGGAATCAGTGAAATCGACAACGATATCTTCGCAGTTGTTGTGGGTAATTTTTCTCCCAAAACCTTCCAGCCAGGTGCAGGCTCGTTCTCGGTCCATAAGTTGGACTTCACCAAGATCGATGCTGAGGAGAACGAGCGCGCGCTGGAATCGCCAAAGGCCTCGGAGATCGTCACCATGCCAGATGCTGAGGCTTTGAATGGAATGACTACATTCTCGCGTGGTTCAAATTTGGTTCTCATCGCCGATAGCCCCAAGGGAATAATATGGAAAGTGGATACCAAAATAGGAAATTATTCTGTTGCCCTGAATGACACGACAATGGCACCGGCAGAGGGCCAGGCTCTTCCCCTGGGTGTCAATGCATTGACAGTTTTTGGTGACTATGTGTACTATACCGGCACGACCCGAATGGTTTATTGCAGGGTTAAGGTGGACAAGGACGCGAATCCAATCGGAGATTTCGAGATTATTGCCAGTGGATTCCTGCCGGATAATATCGAGATGGCCGACGACGGCACTGCGTATTTTCCGACAGCTCCCCAGAATTCACTTGTGCGCCTCACACCTTCTGGGCAGATCTCCCTCGTTGCAGGTGGCCAAGTATCTACAGGACTGGCAGGTGCAAGCTCAGTTCGAATGAGCAATGACCGACAGATACTCTACGTTGGCACCAACGGTGGTCAAATTGCGCCCGTTTTTGGCACATTCATCGAGCCTGCCAAGATCGTCAAAATTGTACTCGAGGAATAA
- a CDS encoding Major intrinsic protein, with product MDGESGRARTTSDAQPPQSPGQNRDASDTDYISPTRTNGAVEDSGARRRGSFASRRSSESRVPSLAPLTTLAQRTQGRFTLAGPEETLQLRSAQEPFVQPGYADLNPSYEQPSNARPVWSLAKPLPRVVRPGMVPTKQELLQNLANAQRPTENSDRLNLDVDANDVEQGRIDKTADPRKMNAQVDDARLQRETNFMNKILAGDGTSVRQPSRMSRSSSVRRRRPTVGEMPLDQLSTVPEGDSQLDDEPGERSGVGDELGDQDLGAKLDQLLSAQELEKSGYPDDMHPLVQDLIEDEVHNNHTVWSVIRTHHREAFAEALGVFVQLTLGFCVDLSVTVANQGNPNTTSWGWGLATMMGIYICGGVSGAHLNPIVTMVLWFFRGFPKRKMPEYFAAQFLGAFFAGLAAYGIYYQSIQNYLHLNPDTGIINSFVTNSREVWIGPATAFFNEFLGAAFLIVTVLALGDDQNAPPGAGMNSLIIGLVISCLCMCFGYQTGAAFNPSRDFGPRLALLAVGFPNTLFTNPYWFYGPWAGALSGGFIGAFLYDFFIFTGGESPINYPLERTQRAMTKSKTKWKRRLHLK from the exons ATGGATGGGGAGAGTGGTCGTGCAAGGACGACA TCTGATGCGCAGCCCCCACAGTCACCGGGCCAGAACCGAGATGCCAGTGACACGGACTACATCTCACCCACGAGAACCAACGGTGCTGTTGAGGACAGTGGTGCCCGGCGACGAGGCTCGTTTGCCTCAAGACGCAGTAGTGAGAGCAGAGTGCCCAGCTTGGCTCCGCTCACCACTCTCGCGCAGCGCACGCAGGGCAGGTTCACCCTAGCGGGACCGGAGGAAACGCTCCAGCTGCGCTCGGCTCAGGAGCCCTTTGTCCAACCGGGCTATGCGGATTTGAATCCCTCTTATGAACAGCCATCCAATGCCAGACCGGTCTGGTCACTGGCCAAGCCGCTGCCCCGTGTGGTGCGGCCGGGAATGGTGCCGACCAAGCAAGAGCTCTTGCAGAACCTAGCAAACGCCCAGCGTCCCACGGAGAACTCGGACAGACTCAATCTCGACGTCGACGCAAATGACGTCGAGCAGGGGCGCATTGATAAGACTGCCGACCCGCGGAAGATGAATGCACAGGTCGACGATGCTCGTTTGCAGCGAGAGACCAATTTTATGAACAAGATACTCGCCGGGGATGGGACCTCTGTCAGACAGCCCTCGCGCATGTCGCGTAGCTCGTCGGTGCGGCGAAGACGCCCTACGGTGGGGGAAATGCCTCTAGATCAACTGTCGACTGTCCCGGAAGGAGATTCCCAACTCGATGACGAACCAGGGGAGCGGTCGGGGGTCGGTGACGAACTAGGAGATCAAGACCTAGGTGCGAAGCTGGATCAACTCTTGAGTGCCCAGGAACTAGAAAAGTCCGGTTACCCGGACGATATGCACCCGCTCGTGCAGGATTTGATCGAGGATGAAGTACACAACAACCACACCGTCTGGTCTGTGATCCGTACCCACCACCGGGAGGCTTTCGCCGAGGCGCTTGGTGTATTTGTTCAGCTCACCTTGGGCTTCTGTGTCGACTTGTCGGTCACTGTCGCCAATCAGGGAAACCCTAATACCACCTCCTGGGGCTGGGGCTTGGCGACCATGATGGGCATCTACATTTGTGGTGGTGTTTCCGGTGCCCACCTGAATCCAATTGTGACGATGGTACTGTGGTTCTTCCGTGGTTTCCCTAAACGCAAGATGCCCGAGTACTTCGCTGCTCAGTTCTTAGGTGCCTTCTTCGCTGGTCTGGCTGCGTATGGTATCTACTACCAATCCATTCAGAACTACCTCCACCTCAACCCCGACACCGGTATCATCAATAGCTTCGTGACCAATTCACGTGAAGTATGGATTGGTCCTGCGACGGCGTTCTTCAACGAGTTTCTCGGTGCCGCCTTTTTGATCGTGACAGTCCTGGCTCTTGGTGACGACCAGAACGCCCCACCCGGCGCTGGAATGAACTCGCTCATCATTGGGTTGGTCATTTCTTGTCTGTGTATGTGCTTTGGCTACCAAACTGGAGCGGCATTTAACCCGAGTCGCGACTTTGGTCCTCGGCTTGCACTGCTGGCGGTGGGGTTTCCCAACACCCTGTTCACCAACCCATACTGGTTCTATGGACCTTGGGCTGGGGCTCTCAGTGGTGGGTTCATTGGCGCTTTCCTGTATGACTTCTTCATCTTTACTGGTGGTGAGTCCCCTATCAACTACCCGCTCGAGCGCACCCAGCGCGCCATGACCAAGAGTAAAACCAAGTGGAAGCGTCGACTGCATCTGAAGTAA
- a CDS encoding Neuraminidase, with the protein MPGYFGQKVLKTLGLNDHVHQQNSSAVWLPGRLAVNNDERGLSSPPNNGTYPRLCRLSDGTILSSFTRFPDGQRSLRVARSTDNGLTFEDFSEVTRAAGDVDNMFLCEVAPGTILAAFRNHDNGTNGPTHFRITVCRSTDGGRTWQFASQATEKRPPLGIWEPFMRVGRQGEVQLYFSQEFAHDNQCTMLVVSRDQGSTWTQPICLHGDQDPLRDGMCGIARTFDNGREALLMVFETTRYGPFSVEALLSYDDGATWGWRHEVFRPRQGHNAGSPQIASFADGSMATIFMTDEDSHHVEWVKNASIKVVFASQPVEGRVQWSAPTLVSPASSFWPGIMALDHHNVLATYDRGGPLAKTITWHPA; encoded by the coding sequence ATGCCTGGATACTTTGGCCAAAAGGTACTCAAGACCTTGGGTCTGAACGATCACGTTCATCAACAGAACTCTTCGGCCGTTTGGCTCCCAGGCAGACTAGCCGTGAACAACGATGAACGCGGATTGTCTTCACCTCCCAACAATGGCACATACCCTCGTCTCTGCAGGCTCTCAGATGGCACCATTCTCTCGTCCTTTACCCGATTCCCCGATGGACAACGCTCACTTCGTGTCGCAAGAAGTACCGACAATGGCCTCACGTTTGAGGACTTCTCCGAGGTAACTCGCGCTGCCGGTGACGTGGATAACATGTTTTTGTGTGAAGTGGCTCCGGGAACGATACTGGCGGCTTTCCGCAATCATGACAATGGTACAAATGGCCCCACGCACTTCCGCATCACTGTCTGCCGATCTACGGATGGAGGTAGGACATGGCAGTTCGCTTCACAGGCCACTGAAAAGCGCCCTCCTTTGGGGATCTGGGAACCGTTCATGCGCGTAGGGCGCCAGGGTGAAGTGCAACTTTATTTCTCGCAGGAATTCGCACACGATAACCAATGCACCATGCTGGTCGTCTCGCGGGATCAAGGAAGTACCTGGACTCAACCGATCTGTCTGCATGGTGACCAGGATCCGCTACGCGATGGAATGTGTGGCATTGCACGAACTTTTGATAACGGTCGTGAGGCTCTTCTCATGGTATTTGAGACCACCAGGTATGGACCGTTTAGTGTTGAAGCGCTTCTCTCTTATGATGACGGGGCCACATGGGGTTGGCGCCATGAAGTTTTCCGCCCACGGCAAGGTCATAATGCAGGCTCTCCTCAAATTGCCTCTTTTGCGGATGGGTCGATGGCTACGATATTCATGACAGACGAAGACTCTCATCACGTGGAATGGGTAAAGAATGCCTCTATCAAGGTCGTATTTGCTAGCCAGCCAGTTGAAGGCCGTGTTCAATGGAGCGCGCCAACCCTTGTCTCCCCGGCCTCCAGCTTCTGGCCTGGAATCATGGCTTTGGATCACCACAACGTGCTGGCCACTTATGATCGTGGTGGACCCCTTGCGAAGACCATCACCTGGCACCCCGCGTAA
- a CDS encoding Amid-like NADH oxidoreductase, putative, with translation MSTSLRNIVVIGGSFVGRTTAQELARIVPSTHRVLLTEPHSHFHHLFTFPRFAIVPGHEHKSFVPYSEIFNASPNSSSHGVIQARVLSVKPTHIELDREWQGLKEISFDYVVLATGTRLSKPAAMDEDDKASSIEYLQKHQAGVEASQSILIVGGGAVGVQMATDLKEYYPEKEVTLVQSRPQVMPGFHSALHDLITRRFDELGIRLITGSRVIVPPSGFPNDGSTFDIQLTNGTTESTQFVILATGQTPNNQLVADLESSDPDGGSVLNPENGFIRVRPTMQFLDEKYSNLFAVGDIADTGAQKAARPGSVQAAVVARNIQALIEGRAAGDTYVKGSAAIHLTLGMKHNMIFRNPNSAEGQTEPWINSKDDGREDMNVEAMWERLGISVENPRQYYL, from the exons ATGTCAACCTCACTACGGAATATTGTTGTGATTGGTGGCTCGTTCGTCGGACGT ACCACAGCTCAGGAGCTCGCACGCATCGTGCCTTCAACACATCGG GTCCTCTTAACTGAGCCTCATAGCCACTTCCACCATCTTTTCACCTTT CCTCGGTTTGCAATTGTTCCCGGACATGAGCACAAATCGTTTGTGCCTTACAGTGAGATCTTCAATGCGTCGCCTAACTCCTCCTCCCATGGCGTGATCCAAGCTCGCGTTTTGTCGGTCAAGCCCACCCATATTGAGTTGGACCGTGAATGGCAGGGCTTGAAAGAGATTTCATTCGATTACGTAGTTCTTGCGACTGGAACGCGTCTCTCCAAGCCTGCAGCCATGGACGAGGATGACAAGGCATCATCAATCGAGTATCTGCAGAAGCATCAAGCTGGAGTTGAGGCATCCCAGTCGATCTTGATTGTCGGTGGTGGTGCTGTTGGTGTTCAAATGGCGACCGATCTGAAAGAGTATTATCCAGAGAAAGAGGTGACCCTGGTTCAATCGAGGCCGCAGGTGATGCCGGGCTTCCACTCAGCCCTCCATGACCTTATTACGAGGCGATTTGATGAGCTGGGAATCCGTCTCATCACTGGGTCTCGAGTCATTGTTCCGCCGAGTGGATTCCCCAACGATGGCAGCACCTTTGATATTCAGCTCACAAACGGTACCACCGAGTCTACTCAATTCGTCATCTTAGCTACCGGACAAACCCCAAATAACCAACTAGTGGCTGACCTGGAGTCTTCCGACCCGGACGGCGGGTCGGTCCTCAATCCGGAAAATGGATTTATTCGCGTTAGACCCACGATGCAGTTCTTGGATGAGAAATATTCGAACCTCTTTGCCGTAGGTGATATTGCAGATAcaggggcccaaaaggccGCTCGTCCAGGCTCGGTACAGGCAGCAGTTGTTGCGAGAAACATCCAGGCTTTAATTGAAGGCCGCGCTGCTGGGGATACATATGTGAAGGGATCTGCGGCCATTCACTTGACACTCGGCATG AAACACAACATGATATTCCGCAATCCCAATTCTGCAGAAGGTCAGACAGAACCTTGGATCAACTCAAAGGATGA TGGCCGGGAGGATATGAATGTGGAAGCAATGTGGGAGAGGCTGGGTATTTCGGTTGAAAATCCTCGTCAATACTATTTGTAA